A genomic stretch from Candidatus Rokuibacteriota bacterium includes:
- a CDS encoding MotA/TolQ/ExbB proton channel family protein has protein sequence MVDHLLDDPEEGLGSERLEAVDRAMRRAASVEIARMERYLPFLATTASATPFIGLFGTVWGVMESFRGIGSQGSASLAVVAPGISEALIATAAGLGAAIPAVIAYNFFVNRVKRWASEMEGFNLDLLNLFVRPVPKTGRPSKDGF, from the coding sequence ATGGTGGACCACTTGCTCGACGACCCGGAGGAAGGCCTGGGCTCCGAGCGGCTGGAGGCGGTGGACCGCGCCATGCGGCGGGCCGCCTCGGTGGAGATCGCCCGGATGGAGCGTTACCTGCCGTTCCTCGCCACGACGGCGAGCGCCACCCCCTTCATCGGCCTCTTCGGCACCGTGTGGGGGGTCATGGAGTCGTTCCGGGGAATCGGCTCGCAGGGCTCGGCGAGCCTCGCGGTCGTCGCGCCCGGGATCTCCGAGGCGCTCATCGCGACGGCGGCAGGCCTCGGCGCGGCGATTCCGGCGGTCATCGCGTACAACTTCTTCGTCAACCGGGTCAAGCGGTGGGCGAGCGAGATGGAGGGGTTCAACCTGGACCTGCTGAACCTCTTCGTCCGGCCGGTGCCGAAGACCGGACGGCCGAGCAAAGATGGCTTTTAA